A region from the Drosophila takahashii strain IR98-3 E-12201 chromosome 2L, DtakHiC1v2, whole genome shotgun sequence genome encodes:
- the LOC108064126 gene encoding RNA-binding protein 34: MKTPKAKELKKDELKPIKKEPGVAEDGKVGKKAKTKPKKKAVKVTKEEVKAAVQESPKKLTPQDLAKIEKKKAKKEAQKLKKQQNKQLPKEVKKKPETTVKVEGKVLKKEKVDATTKTASKEKPKGKAIKKAKANNKNEEGVKRERKPEDEAATIFVGNLPINTKRVQLVKLFQSYGVVQSIRLRTAGGKMLFKHKQRKGAGSLNAYVVFANPEIAQQALALNGTEFKENHLRVTPAAKSEGFAQGKDEQPSDKDAKRTIFVGSLKYSANEEKLREIFSSCGDIDYIRCLQEGDKGCKGVAYVCFQKPDAVGLALELNQTLLDDRPINVERYQVKKLGAKQVRDAAAASAASSTSSKTKAKKQNSAGAKKRLDKKKGKENGVAAKESKGAAAGGQKKKSEYRGVKVDGIKKAKKPKKKTNDQQTALAKKIAPKQKS; encoded by the exons ATGAAAACACCAAAAGCCAAAGAATTAAAGAAAGATGAATTAAAGCCGATAAAGAAGGAGCCCGGCGTGGCGGAGGACGGCAAAGTGGGCAAgaaggcaaaaacaaagccCAAGAAGAAGGCGGTCAAAGTGACCAAAGAGGAGGTAAAGGCCGCTGTCCAGGAGAGTCCCAAGAAGCTGACGCCGCAAGACCTGGCCAAGATCGAGAAGAAGAAGGCTAAAAAGGAGGCCCAGAAGCTAAAGAAGCAGCAGAATAAGCAGCTGCCCAAGGAAGTGAAGAAAAAACCGGAAACTACAGTCAAAGTTGAGGGAAAGGTcttgaaaaaggaaaaagtggATGCCACGACCAAGACTGCCTCCAAGGAAAAACCTAAGGGAAAAGCTATCAAGAAGGCCAAGGCCAATAACAAGAACGAAG AGGGTGTTAAGCGGGAACGGAAGCCTGAGGACGAAGCAGCCACCATATTTGTCGGCAATCTGCCCATCAACACGAAGCGCGTTCAGCTGGTGAAGCTCTTCCAGTCCTACGGCGTCGTTCAATCCATCCGGCTGCGCACCGCCGGCGGCAAGATGCTCTTCAAGCACAAACAGCGCAAGGGAGCCGGCTCCCTGAATGCCTATGTGGTGTTCGCCAATCCGGAGATTGCCCAGCAGGCGCTGGCCCTCAATGGCACCGAGTTCAAGGAGAACCACCTGCGAGTCACTCCAGCGGCCAAGTCGGAGGGCTTTGCCCAGGGAAAGGATGAGCAGCCCAGTGACAAGGATGCCAAGCGGACCATTTTCGTGGGAAGCCTCAAATACT CTGCCAATGAAGAGAAGCTGCGCGAAATCTTCTCCAGCTGCGGTGACATCGATTACATTCGCTGCCTCCAGGAGGGCGACAAGGGCTGCAAGGGCGTGGCATATGTCTGCTTCCAGAAACCCGATGCCGTGGGCCTGGCTCTGGAGCTGAATCAGACCCTCCTGGACGACAGACCCATCAACGTGGAGCGCTATCAGGTCAAGAAGCTGGGTGCCAAACAAGTGCGCGACGCTGCCGCTGCCTCCGCTGCGAGCAGCACGTCCTCAAAGACCAAAGCAAAGAAACAGAACTCGGCGGGTGCCAAGAAGCGTCTGGACAAAAAGAAGGGCAAGGAGAACGGTGTGGCGGCAAAGGAAAGcaaaggagcagcagctgggGGTCAGAAGAAGAAGTCCGAGTACCGGGGCGTAAAAGTCGACGGCATTAAGAAGGCCAAGAAGCCCAAAAAGAAGACCAACGACCAACAGACGGCTCTGGCCAAAAAGATAGCCCCCAAACAGAAGAGTTAA